The Maridesulfovibrio sp. genomic sequence TTAAAATCCGGAGGATGGGTCATGATAAAAATTACAGCAGCCATGCTTGAACACTATCTGAAAAATACTTTTGGTTCTGATGCGGTTCTTGTTGATTATGGAGATATCGGTTCGCTGGATAAACAGGGCATGAAGAAATTCGGTTACGGCAAGCCGTTGCTGGTTCAATTTACGGTAGACGGGGAGCAGCAGGAAACGGTCATTTCTGTTATGAAAGGAGACAATTACGGGCATCAGTTTTACTGGGACAGGGCTGCAGTGCTTATGTTTCAGTATGAAACTTCGGCCCGGCTGCCCCGTCATGTAAAGCCTATGGGAATCGGGTATATCAGCCGTGACGGAAATATGTACCCGCTGAATGAACCGCAGGAATTCTTTATTCTCAATGAAAAATTGGAGGGATACGATTACTTTCATGATCTTGACCGTATCCGTCAGGGTGATTTCCGGCAGCAGGATGAACAGAATGCTGCTGCTCTTGCCGGGTGGCTGGCTGATATCCATGCAGTGAAACATAACGACCCGCATCTATACAAACGGCGTATCCGTGATCTGATAGGTTCCAGTGAATGTATCATGGGGCTGATAGATGAGGCTTTTGCTCATCCCTGCGCTTTTTTTTCTCAGGACCGTTTTATGAAGCTGGAAAAAAAGCTTATTGACTGGCGTTGGAAGCTTTTTCATTACACCCACCGTCTGTGTGCGGTTCATGGTGATTTTCATCCCTGGAATGTGCTCATGAGCGGTGCAGATGATTTCAGTGTTTTGGACCGCAGCCGCGGGGAGTGGGGAGAACCTGCCGGAGACCTTTGCTGCATGGCAACAAATTATATCCTTTTCGGACTTTATGCCGACGGAAGTTTTTCCAGTAAATTCCGCAAAATGTACATGATTTATATGGAGAAATACCTTGAGGAAACCGGCGATAACGAGGTACTGCAGGTAATGGCTCCTTTTTTCGCCTTTCGGGGATTGGTTATTGCCTC encodes the following:
- a CDS encoding phosphotransferase; its protein translation is MIKITAAMLEHYLKNTFGSDAVLVDYGDIGSLDKQGMKKFGYGKPLLVQFTVDGEQQETVISVMKGDNYGHQFYWDRAAVLMFQYETSARLPRHVKPMGIGYISRDGNMYPLNEPQEFFILNEKLEGYDYFHDLDRIRQGDFRQQDEQNAAALAGWLADIHAVKHNDPHLYKRRIRDLIGSSECIMGLIDEAFAHPCAFFSQDRFMKLEKKLIDWRWKLFHYTHRLCAVHGDFHPWNVLMSGADDFSVLDRSRGEWGEPAGDLCCMATNYILFGLYADGSFSSKFRKMYMIYMEKYLEETGDNEVLQVMAPFFAFRGLVIASPVWYPDHPQEVREALMRFVENVLEDEVYDYVQFERYMR